From the Homo sapiens chromosome 1, GRCh38.p14 Primary Assembly genome, one window contains:
- the UTS2 gene encoding urotensin-2 isoform X1: METNVFHLMLCVTSARTHKSTSLCFGHFNSYPSLPLIHDLLLEISFQLSAPHEDARLTPEELERASLLQILPEMLGAERGDILRKADSSTNIFNPRGNLRKFQDFSGQDPNILLSHLLARIWKPYKKRETPDCFWKYCV, encoded by the exons atggaaaccaaCGTATTTCATCTTATGCTCTGCGTCACTTCTGCTCGGACTCATAAATCCACGTCTCTTTGCTTTGGCCACTTCAACTCATATCCAAGCCTTCCTTTAATTCATGATTTATTGCT GGAAATATCCTTTCAACTCtcag CACCTCATGAAGACGCGCGCTTAACTCCGGAGGAGCTAGAAAGAGCTTCCCTTCTACAGATACTGCCAGAGATGCTGGGTGCAGAAAGAGGGGATATTCTCAGGAAAGCAG aCTCAAGTACCAACATTTTTAACCCAAGAGGAAATTTGAGAAAG TTTCAGGATTTCTCTGGACAAGATCCTAACATTTTACTGAGTCATCTTTTGGCCAGAATCTGGAAACCATACAAGAAACGTGAGACTCCTGATTGCTTCTGGAAATACTGTGTCTGA
- the UTS2 gene encoding urotensin-2 isoform X2 gives MYKLASCCLLFIGFLNPLLSLPLLDSREISFQLSAPHEDARLTPEELERASLLQILPEMLGAERGDILRKADSSTNIFNPRGNLRKFQDFSGQDPNILLSHLLARIWKPYKKRETPDCFWKYCV, from the exons ATGTATAAGCTGGCCTCCTGCTGTTTGCTTTTCATAGGATTCTTAAATCCTCTCTTATCTCTTCCTCTCCTTGACTCCAGGGAAATATCCTTTCAACTCtcag CACCTCATGAAGACGCGCGCTTAACTCCGGAGGAGCTAGAAAGAGCTTCCCTTCTACAGATACTGCCAGAGATGCTGGGTGCAGAAAGAGGGGATATTCTCAGGAAAGCAG aCTCAAGTACCAACATTTTTAACCCAAGAGGAAATTTGAGAAAG TTTCAGGATTTCTCTGGACAAGATCCTAACATTTTACTGAGTCATCTTTTGGCCAGAATCTGGAAACCATACAAGAAACGTGAGACTCCTGATTGCTTCTGGAAATACTGTGTCTGA